The Streptomyces sp. CC0208 genome window below encodes:
- a CDS encoding lipopolysaccharide biosynthesis protein: protein MSDTTTTTEPESTAAKAPEQSGRRLRLPGLGGGGGGGGNQLFRNAYALMLNTGISAVLGLGFWLAAARYYSESAVGQGSAAIAAMKLLAGLTAVTLTGALARFIPVAGRATGRLIARTYAGSSVLVAIAAGVFLLTLDAWGPSYRFLHGPVNGLGFIAAVIAWNLLTLQDGVLTGLRSALWVPVGNTVFSAVKLGLLVAFAVAIPTAGVFVSWVAAIAVSVLPLGWLVFRRLAPRHVKATEDHAKPPSLREIGRFLAGDYTGSLFSLAVVYLVPVIVASQVSSQDNAYFYITTTIGGTCNLLAINMGASLTVEGSHDPGRLAANTRAALKRMARIMLPVAGILFFGAPWILGVFGSGYADAATPLLRWFAVGAVLRVVMETYFAVLRAQSRTSGLAWLQGLLCAMVLGLTLLLLPRMGLTGAGVAEISSLAVIVAIAAPRLYRTVRLAPAPEVPATAAPDGDLADLGAREVPAAGRARRPGWALDQDTLALGIHVDFDHQERRPDVRPGPGTPPTGTPVNGVTRDRPTWALQKPPELGLPVEEREPGSESSVGPAETEVDAPFEVAFDTGKEVDVPEEPAVPEEAPQSAEPPRPLSWRERLQPTWLGVFLGCLLSLALLLYWVPALGLGEADLDRMGGLGLISVLPLPTLAGAALLVVVFASLLWLGREHKALLLVTLVATVFSLHALPAVIEVEPRFATAWQHLGFLDYIDRTGSAVPDLDARWSWPGFFAAAAFVGQACGVTDFTEIIRWWPTAIQLAYLVPMFLLVRHMRASWRAKWTGIWIFVLSGWVGQDYFSPQGFTYLLYLVFVAVLLVWFRAPRVIWTKRRPGEAEVEPTNRRQRAVLLAVLIGLFAASVPAHQLTPFVMLGVLAVLVLIGRSELRGLPILFAVMVTAWIGWMAEPYWSGHFDDLFGGVGGVGGNVSSSVSGRIEGGSSTHKLVLYVRVLLAGGVMALACYGWWRRREHRYREAALLVLTFVPFLGFGMQSYGGEMALRVFMFALPGAGLLAALALFPRTGVTAKEREKDRVSLAPVAALMAGLLLVGGFLVARWGNEPFERIQPGEVAAMDYVYAHDDPTVRLLWLSNDTLNNVTPAMPWGAKDMEKVSYVPTLAPTDPVLVSGLVKALKNAGPNSYLMVNVSQVTYLRLDVGYSGTWEPRLLDNLDSRKELRRVLTNDDVTMYALRDQPAGKVPKADPGPIGPQVTWTPWSVVGALAALALILLLSAREVVRVAVRPGVRQLRWLQSSFWFALPLLAVFLAALVQRFLTMK, encoded by the coding sequence GTGTCTGACACGACGACCACGACCGAGCCCGAGTCGACCGCGGCCAAGGCGCCCGAGCAGTCGGGGCGCCGTCTCCGGCTGCCCGGACTGGGCGGGGGCGGGGGCGGGGGCGGCAACCAGCTGTTCCGCAACGCCTACGCCCTGATGCTCAACACCGGTATCTCCGCGGTGCTCGGCCTCGGCTTCTGGCTGGCTGCCGCCCGCTACTACTCCGAGTCGGCGGTCGGCCAGGGCTCCGCCGCGATCGCCGCGATGAAACTCCTCGCGGGACTGACCGCGGTGACCCTGACCGGAGCGCTGGCCCGCTTCATACCGGTCGCGGGCCGGGCCACCGGGCGCCTCATCGCCCGTACGTACGCGGGCAGTTCGGTGCTCGTGGCGATCGCCGCGGGCGTCTTCCTGCTCACCCTGGACGCGTGGGGGCCGTCGTACCGGTTCCTGCACGGGCCGGTGAACGGCCTCGGCTTCATCGCCGCCGTCATCGCCTGGAACCTGCTCACCCTCCAGGACGGCGTGCTGACCGGGCTGCGCAGCGCGCTGTGGGTGCCGGTCGGCAACACCGTGTTCTCCGCGGTGAAGCTGGGACTCCTGGTCGCGTTCGCGGTGGCGATCCCGACGGCCGGTGTCTTCGTGTCGTGGGTCGCGGCGATCGCCGTCTCCGTGCTGCCCCTCGGCTGGCTGGTGTTCCGGCGCCTGGCGCCGCGCCATGTGAAGGCCACCGAGGACCACGCGAAGCCGCCCTCCCTCAGGGAGATCGGGCGTTTCCTCGCGGGCGACTACACCGGCTCGCTGTTCTCGCTCGCCGTGGTCTATCTGGTCCCGGTGATCGTGGCCTCCCAGGTCAGCTCCCAGGACAACGCGTACTTCTACATCACCACCACGATCGGCGGCACCTGCAACCTGCTCGCCATCAACATGGGCGCCTCCCTGACCGTCGAGGGCTCGCACGACCCGGGCCGGCTCGCCGCCAACACCCGGGCCGCGCTGAAGCGGATGGCGCGGATCATGCTGCCGGTGGCCGGGATCCTGTTCTTCGGGGCGCCCTGGATCCTCGGCGTGTTCGGCTCGGGCTACGCCGACGCGGCCACCCCGCTGCTGCGCTGGTTCGCCGTCGGCGCGGTGCTCCGGGTCGTCATGGAGACGTACTTCGCGGTGCTGCGCGCGCAGAGCCGCACCTCCGGACTCGCCTGGCTGCAGGGCCTGTTGTGCGCGATGGTGCTCGGTCTGACGCTGCTGCTCCTGCCCCGCATGGGGCTGACCGGAGCGGGCGTCGCCGAGATCTCCTCGCTCGCGGTGATCGTGGCGATCGCCGCGCCCAGGCTGTACCGGACGGTCCGGCTCGCCCCGGCCCCCGAGGTGCCCGCGACCGCCGCTCCCGACGGCGACCTCGCCGACCTCGGCGCGCGCGAGGTACCCGCCGCGGGCCGCGCCCGCCGTCCCGGCTGGGCCCTCGACCAGGACACCCTCGCGCTGGGCATCCACGTCGACTTCGACCACCAGGAACGCCGTCCCGACGTACGCCCCGGACCCGGCACCCCGCCCACCGGCACACCCGTGAACGGCGTGACGCGCGACCGGCCGACGTGGGCGCTGCAGAAGCCGCCCGAACTCGGGCTGCCCGTGGAAGAGCGGGAGCCGGGCTCCGAGTCCTCCGTGGGACCGGCCGAGACGGAGGTGGACGCGCCGTTCGAGGTGGCCTTCGACACGGGCAAGGAGGTCGACGTCCCGGAAGAGCCCGCCGTACCCGAGGAGGCGCCGCAGTCCGCGGAGCCGCCGCGGCCGCTGTCCTGGCGGGAGCGGCTGCAGCCCACCTGGCTCGGGGTGTTCCTCGGCTGCCTGCTGTCCCTCGCGCTGCTCCTGTACTGGGTGCCGGCCCTCGGCCTGGGCGAGGCCGACCTGGACCGGATGGGCGGGCTCGGACTGATCTCGGTCCTGCCGCTGCCCACGTTGGCGGGCGCGGCCCTCCTGGTCGTGGTCTTCGCCTCGCTGCTCTGGCTTGGCCGCGAGCACAAGGCGCTGCTGCTGGTCACCCTGGTGGCGACCGTGTTCTCGCTGCACGCGCTGCCCGCGGTGATCGAGGTCGAACCGCGGTTCGCGACGGCCTGGCAGCACCTCGGGTTCCTCGACTACATCGACCGGACCGGCTCCGCGGTGCCCGACCTGGACGCCCGCTGGAGCTGGCCGGGCTTCTTCGCGGCGGCCGCGTTCGTGGGGCAGGCGTGCGGGGTCACGGACTTCACCGAGATCATCCGCTGGTGGCCCACCGCGATCCAACTCGCCTACCTGGTACCGATGTTCCTGCTGGTACGGCACATGCGGGCGAGCTGGCGGGCCAAGTGGACCGGCATCTGGATCTTCGTGCTCAGCGGCTGGGTCGGCCAGGACTACTTCTCCCCGCAGGGCTTCACCTATCTGCTGTATCTGGTGTTCGTGGCGGTCCTGCTGGTCTGGTTCCGCGCCCCGCGCGTGATCTGGACGAAGCGGCGGCCCGGCGAAGCGGAGGTCGAACCGACGAACCGCCGCCAACGGGCCGTGCTGCTTGCGGTGTTGATCGGGCTGTTCGCGGCGAGCGTGCCCGCCCACCAGCTCACCCCGTTCGTGATGCTCGGTGTGCTGGCGGTGCTCGTCCTGATCGGCCGCAGCGAACTGCGCGGTCTGCCCATCCTGTTCGCCGTCATGGTGACCGCCTGGATCGGCTGGATGGCCGAGCCGTACTGGTCGGGCCACTTCGACGACCTGTTCGGCGGGGTGGGCGGGGTCGGCGGCAACGTCTCCTCGTCGGTCTCCGGCCGTATCGAGGGCGGCAGTTCGACCCACAAACTGGTTCTGTACGTGCGTGTGCTGCTGGCCGGCGGGGTCATGGCGCTGGCCTGCTACGGCTGGTGGCGGCGGCGCGAGCACAGGTACCGGGAAGCCGCGCTGCTCGTCCTGACCTTCGTGCCGTTCCTCGGCTTCGGCATGCAGTCGTACGGCGGCGAGATGGCCTTGCGGGTCTTCATGTTCGCCCTGCCGGGCGCCGGTCTGCTCGCCGCGCTGGCGCTCTTCCCGCGCACCGGGGTCACCGCGAAGGAGCGCGAGAAGGACCGGGTCTCGCTCGCCCCGGTGGCCGCGCTGATGGCGGGTCTGCTGCTCGTCGGCGGCTTCCTGGTGGCCCGTTGGGGCAACGAGCCGTTCGAGCGGATCCAGCCCGGCGAGGTCGCCGCCATGGACTACGTCTACGCGCACGACGATCCGACGGTCCGGCTGCTGTGGCTGTCCAACGACACGCTGAACAACGTGACGCCGGCGATGCCGTGGGGCGCGAAGGACATGGAGAAGGTGTCCTATGTGCCCACGCTCGCGCCGACCGACCCGGTGCTGGTGTCCGGGCTGGTCAAGGCGCTCAAGAACGCGGGCCCGAACTCGTATCTGATGGTCAACGTCAGCCAGGTCACGTATCTGCGCCTGGACGTGGGCTATTCGGGGACGTGGGAGCCGCGGCTGCTCGACAACCTCGACAGCCGCAAGGAACTCAGGCGGGTCCTCACCAACGACGACGTGACCATGTACGCCCTGCGGGACCAGCCCGCCGGAAAGGTGCCGAAGGCCGATCCGGGGCCGATCGGGCCGCAGGTGACCTGGACGCCCTGGTCGGTGGTGGGGGCGCTGGCCGCGCTGGCGCTGATCCTGCTGCTCTCGGCCCGTGAGGTGGTGCGGGTCGCGGTGCGGCCGGGGGTGCGGCAGCTGCGGTGGCTGCAGAGCAGCTTCTGGTTCGCGCTGCCGCTGCTCGCGGTGTTCCTGGCGGCGCTGGTGCAGCGGTTCCTGACGATGAAGTGA
- a CDS encoding polysaccharide deacetylase family protein yields MAEPPVPILMYHAVATDPNDATRVLSVSPEAFARQMEIVAESGCTPVRTADLAARWRDGRPLPARPVLITFDDGYEGVHRHALPVLAKHGYPATVFVSTGWIRGAYDTGGGLDTMLDWDQVRELAAADVEIGGHTHTHPQLDQLDDSALRHELIHSREIVTDEVGTAPVSLAYPFGYSSRRVREAARESGYGQALAVNNALARRRQGPYALTRLTVRRATTAEEFERLVQGRAIARDFARDRALTKGYALVRRARQVRRKVSRSRV; encoded by the coding sequence ATGGCTGAGCCGCCCGTACCGATCCTCATGTACCACGCGGTCGCCACCGACCCGAACGACGCCACCCGCGTGCTGTCGGTGTCCCCGGAGGCCTTCGCCCGGCAGATGGAGATCGTCGCCGAGTCAGGCTGCACCCCGGTCAGGACGGCGGACCTCGCGGCCCGTTGGCGCGACGGCCGGCCACTGCCCGCGCGGCCCGTCCTGATCACGTTCGACGACGGCTACGAAGGCGTCCACCGCCACGCCCTGCCCGTGCTCGCCAAGCACGGCTACCCGGCCACGGTGTTCGTCTCCACCGGCTGGATCCGGGGCGCGTACGACACGGGCGGCGGCCTGGACACCATGCTCGACTGGGACCAGGTCCGCGAACTCGCCGCGGCGGACGTCGAGATCGGCGGCCACACCCACACGCACCCGCAGCTCGACCAGCTCGACGACAGCGCGCTGCGCCATGAGCTGATCCACTCCAGGGAGATCGTCACCGACGAGGTCGGCACCGCGCCGGTCTCGCTCGCCTACCCGTTCGGCTACTCCAGCCGCCGGGTGCGCGAGGCGGCCCGCGAGAGCGGGTACGGCCAGGCTCTCGCCGTGAACAACGCCCTCGCGCGGCGCCGCCAGGGGCCGTACGCGCTGACTCGGCTGACCGTGCGACGCGCCACCACGGCCGAGGAGTTCGAGCGGCTCGTCCAGGGCCGGGCGATCGCCCGGGACTTCGCCAGGGACCGTGCCCTCACCAAGGGGTACGCGTTGGTCCGAAGAGCACGACAGGTCCGCCGGAAGGTCTCCCGTTCCCGTGTCTGA
- a CDS encoding glycosyltransferase family 2 protein, with protein MSDPDISVVICVYTEDRWEDILAAVASVRTQSYPALETLLVVDHNPALLDRLTKEYKEVQEVRVFANAGPRGLSAGRNTGIAASRGEVIAFLDDDAVAERDWLRHFASGYADPRVMAVGGRTVPIWASGRRPAWFPEEFDWVVGCTYKGIPAGLVRVRNVLGGNASFRRSAFDAAGGFATGIGRDGDKRPLGCEETELCIRLSRARPDAVLLIDDRAVIHHRVPEAREHFGYFRTRAYAEGLSKALVARSVGADKGLESERRYATRVLPAGVVRGLRDAALSRPGGARRAGAIVTGVLTAAGGYVVGTVRARRGGASFSVVKIEGDRHG; from the coding sequence TTGAGCGATCCCGACATCTCCGTCGTGATCTGCGTGTACACCGAGGACCGCTGGGAGGACATCCTCGCGGCGGTCGCCTCGGTGCGGACGCAGTCGTACCCGGCCCTGGAGACGCTGCTGGTCGTCGACCACAATCCGGCGCTCCTGGACCGGCTGACCAAGGAGTACAAGGAAGTCCAGGAGGTCCGCGTGTTCGCCAACGCGGGCCCCCGGGGCCTGTCCGCGGGCCGCAACACGGGGATCGCCGCCTCGCGCGGCGAGGTGATCGCCTTCCTGGACGACGACGCCGTCGCCGAGCGGGACTGGCTGCGCCACTTCGCCTCCGGATACGCGGACCCGCGGGTCATGGCGGTCGGCGGCCGTACGGTACCGATCTGGGCGTCGGGGCGCCGGCCTGCCTGGTTCCCCGAGGAGTTCGACTGGGTGGTCGGCTGCACCTACAAGGGCATCCCGGCCGGGCTGGTCAGGGTGCGCAACGTCCTGGGCGGCAACGCCTCCTTCCGCCGCAGCGCCTTCGACGCGGCGGGCGGCTTCGCCACCGGCATCGGACGGGACGGCGACAAGCGCCCGCTGGGCTGCGAGGAGACGGAGCTGTGCATCCGGCTGAGCCGGGCCAGACCGGACGCGGTCCTGCTGATCGACGACCGGGCAGTGATCCACCACCGGGTGCCCGAGGCGCGCGAGCACTTCGGGTACTTCCGCACGCGCGCGTACGCGGAGGGCCTGTCGAAGGCGCTGGTGGCCCGAAGTGTGGGCGCGGACAAGGGACTTGAGTCGGAGCGCCGGTACGCCACGAGGGTGCTGCCGGCCGGGGTGGTGCGCGGGCTGCGGGACGCCGCACTGTCCCGGCCGGGGGGCGCGCGACGGGCCGGCGCGATCGTCACCGGGGTGCTCACCGCGGCCGGCGGGTACGTCGTCGGCACCGTCCGGGCGCGACGGGGAGGAGCCAGCTTCTCGGTCGTGAAAATTGAGGGGGACAGACATGGCTGA
- a CDS encoding glycosyltransferase family 2 protein has product MSSVLRPATAGQDVPTASQYRPISTHLAIAPPVSVVIPAMNEAENLPYVFKTLPDWIHEVVLVDGNSTDDTVAVARELWPEVKVVKQHGKGKGDALITGFEACTGDIVVMIDADGSADGNEIVSYVSALVSGADFAKGSRFANGGGTDDMTFIRKLGNWALCTIVNRKFGARYTDLCYGYNAFWRHCLDKIDLDCTGFEVETLMNIRVVKAGLKVQEIPSYEYLRIHGASNLRAVRDGFRVLRVILGERSNRRALRRRAHHSPMLDSRRGEVS; this is encoded by the coding sequence ATGAGTTCAGTTCTGCGCCCGGCGACTGCGGGCCAGGATGTGCCGACAGCCAGCCAGTACCGGCCGATCTCCACCCACCTGGCCATTGCGCCACCGGTGAGTGTGGTCATACCCGCCATGAACGAGGCGGAGAACCTTCCGTACGTCTTCAAGACGCTGCCCGACTGGATCCACGAAGTGGTCCTGGTGGACGGCAACTCCACGGACGACACCGTCGCGGTGGCCCGCGAGCTGTGGCCCGAGGTCAAGGTCGTGAAGCAGCACGGCAAGGGCAAGGGGGACGCCCTGATCACCGGGTTCGAAGCCTGCACCGGTGACATCGTCGTCATGATCGACGCGGACGGCTCGGCCGACGGCAACGAGATCGTCTCCTATGTGTCCGCCCTCGTCTCGGGCGCGGACTTCGCCAAGGGGTCCCGCTTCGCCAACGGCGGCGGCACCGACGACATGACCTTCATCCGCAAGCTCGGCAACTGGGCGCTGTGCACGATCGTCAACCGCAAGTTCGGCGCCCGCTACACGGATCTCTGCTACGGCTACAACGCCTTCTGGCGGCACTGCCTCGACAAGATCGACCTCGACTGCACGGGCTTCGAGGTGGAGACCCTGATGAACATCCGGGTCGTCAAGGCGGGGCTGAAGGTGCAGGAGATCCCGAGCTACGAGTACCTGCGCATCCACGGCGCGAGCAATCTGCGGGCCGTCCGGGACGGGTTCCGGGTGCTCAGGGTGATCCTCGGGGAGCGGTCCAACCGGCGTGCGCTGCGCCGTCGCGCCCACCACTCGCCGATGCTCGACTCGCGCCGGGGAGAGGTGTCTTGA
- a CDS encoding GNAT family N-acetyltransferase, whose protein sequence is MDISVYRPGELSAADRVAWTAMQSKAHLHGAPGLANPFLSPEFTLAVGRCRRGVRIAVVREQGEPAAFLPFQRTATGVGRAVGLGVSDAQGLVHRPGFTWDARELLRACGLAVWEFDHLVEGQGPFEAEASGRFPSPVMDVEQGYATYLAGLRERSPKFARTTLAKERRLARTASGVRYVHDERDPAALRTLMGWKSAQYRRTGRSDRFSHDWIARLVEQLFHTRSEPFAGILSVLYADGKPVAAHFGLRTERVLACWFPAYDPEYAKYSPGLVLHLRMAEAAAADGVAYLDLGRGQKEYKDSLKTRELTVSEGWVTRRHPVAVGHRVRRVPVRALRNTVVARPELFEPADRLLKKVGKIRSGRTVTVKPSKT, encoded by the coding sequence GTGGACATCAGCGTGTACCGCCCCGGCGAGCTGAGTGCGGCCGACCGGGTGGCATGGACCGCCATGCAGTCCAAGGCCCATCTCCACGGGGCGCCGGGCCTCGCGAACCCGTTCCTGTCCCCCGAGTTCACGCTCGCGGTGGGCCGGTGCAGGCGGGGCGTGCGGATCGCCGTCGTACGGGAGCAGGGCGAACCCGCCGCGTTCCTGCCGTTCCAGAGAACCGCCACCGGTGTCGGCCGGGCCGTCGGCCTCGGCGTCTCGGACGCCCAGGGACTGGTGCACCGGCCCGGATTCACCTGGGACGCCCGGGAGTTGCTGCGCGCCTGCGGGCTCGCCGTCTGGGAGTTCGATCATCTGGTGGAGGGCCAGGGGCCGTTCGAGGCGGAGGCCTCCGGCAGGTTCCCCTCTCCGGTCATGGACGTCGAGCAGGGGTACGCGACGTATCTGGCCGGGCTGCGGGAGCGCTCCCCGAAGTTCGCCCGCACCACCCTCGCCAAGGAGCGCAGACTGGCCCGTACGGCGAGCGGGGTGCGCTACGTCCACGACGAACGTGACCCGGCCGCCCTGCGCACCCTGATGGGCTGGAAGTCCGCCCAGTACCGCAGGACCGGCCGCAGCGACCGCTTCTCGCACGACTGGATCGCCCGGCTCGTGGAGCAGCTGTTCCACACCCGCTCCGAGCCGTTCGCCGGGATCCTCTCCGTGCTGTACGCCGACGGGAAGCCGGTCGCCGCCCACTTCGGGCTGCGCACCGAGCGCGTCCTCGCGTGCTGGTTCCCGGCGTACGACCCGGAGTACGCAAAGTACTCCCCGGGCCTGGTCCTGCATCTGCGGATGGCCGAGGCGGCCGCCGCCGACGGCGTCGCGTACCTCGACCTGGGCCGGGGGCAGAAGGAGTACAAGGACTCCCTGAAGACACGGGAACTGACCGTGTCGGAGGGGTGGGTGACCCGCCGGCACCCGGTCGCGGTCGGACACCGCGTCCGCCGGGTTCCGGTGCGGGCACTGCGCAACACCGTGGTGGCACGGCCGGAGCTGTTCGAACCCGCCGACAGATTGCTGAAGAAGGTGGGCAAGATCCGCTCAGGCCGGACTGTAACGGTCAAACCATCAAAAACGTGA